The nucleotide window GGAATGCAGACTCACAATTTGGCTCTACTTTACTATTCAATGCCCTTCACGAGGTTTGTCATGAATATGGAGGAGCTAACTTGGCAACTAGGATAAGGTAAGATTCTCTTTTTTATTTTTATTTGTTAATATAAATTCTATTGATAACTTTATTCCCCTTATCATAGTATCTAAACTCATGGATGGAATAGATCGTTGTATTCTCGCGGCATATGACTCGTGTAAGGGAACGTGAATGAAACCACCTAAGCTATTGTACTTTCTAGCTTCCCTAATTATGATGTACATTGCGTTATTACAAAGATAGCTACCAGCACTTAAGCTTAATTCAGCTGGTATTCCGTTTTCATTTAATAAGTCTACAAGGTCCTCTACTGGTATATTCGTAAAGATACCGTCTTGCCCTAAGGGGTCAATCTTCTCTCCCCTATACTTCTTTCCAGCGTTATCTCCTTCCCTTGAATACCTATAGTTTATGGCTATCTTCTCTGGAGTTATCTTCGCTCTACCCGGGGCTAAACCAATTCCCAAAGTTAATATTGGTTTCGTCTCCCTAATTTTCGTAACTATCACATCCTCTATCTTCTTATACTCAACTGGCAGTATCACACCTTTGACCTCTTCCTTTAATATGGTACTTCTATTTAAGGCTTCAACAATTAACTGAGATGGATTTTCCTTGTATTCCAAAAAGGGTTCAAAACCAAACAAGAGAACTGTCATACTAATCTCTTTAACGCTCAGACTATTAACTTTATTTTTTTTTCTTTTCTCTCTCCTCTTACGAAGGTTGGGGAGAGTTTAGAAAAGACCTTTCTCTAGCATTTTGGAAAAGTTCTTAGACTATGATCTAGTGGTATATCCTTTGCCTATAAGCCATAAACTTTCTGAAAGCACTATCGTTAAGCCGGAACATTCAGCAATTGCAGTTGCAAGTAGAAGTGTTAACAGTGGTGTTTCACCAAATTATTTCATTTGAAAGATATAATATTAGTCCTTTCAAAAAGAGATTGATATAGAGAAAAACAATAAAATTATTATGAAACATAACATGTTAAGGTAATTTGCAAAAAATATAGCGTACAATTCTAATAATAAGAGGAGAATTCTGAATTTTTCTCACGTGGTGAAAACGACGTGCATAGTCTCCTCTGAACACCGAGAAAGTTAGAGAAGCTTGACGAATGAATCGAAGGACAAAACCTTCTTACACGTGGACTTGAAGTTAAAGAGAAGATGATTCACTAGATTCCACGCAGAATCCAGAACCGTGTAATAGAGGAACAAGAAGATCTTGTTACTCAACTTCCTAACATACCTTATCCTTGCCTTCCTAACCTTAAAACCCTCCTCAACCTGCCACCTCAACCTATAGAGTTCAGCCAGTTCATAGGGATCTCCCTCGAAGTTCGTCACGAACATAAAGTGCCTCGGCTTTCCCTTAACGTAAACCACATCGTAATAATAAAGCCCTTCAAATTTCAAGACCCTATACGCAACGTAAACCTTGTCCTTAACCTCGTATCTCTTCTCAACTAATGGAACGTTAGATAGTTCCTTGAATCCCTTCAAGTTCGACTTTCCTCTCACAATGGTCTTCACGGGCATTTCCTTGATGACCCCTAGGTTCAAGAATCCGGCGTCAGCTACAACGTAATCTATTTCCATGTATTGGCTTACTTCCCTCACGCTCCTGAGTAGGAACTGTGATGGACTGTCGCTTCTCAAATCTGCTACCTCCACTAGGAGGGGTAACCTTAAGGGATATACGAGGTCCAAGGATCTCATCTTTACTCCTTTTCTCTTCCAGTTGTAGAGTAGAAAGCCCTCTGCTTTTTCTTGTTCCTTTTCTCCCACGGTTAATCCGGTCTCATCTACAGCGACTACGTTGATCTCTCCCTTTACTTCTCTGTAGATTGGGTAGAACTTGAAGGTTCTCTGACCTTTACTAATTACTTTCTCGCCTCGTCTTACTACCTTCAAGTAGTATTTTCCTCTGTTTCCGGTTAGCAAGGATGGTGCTGCTTTCACTATTTCCGGGTCTAGATCTTGAGAGATAACGTTAATATTGTTTGTTGCTAAATTTATAGCGAGGGACTTCAGCTCCGTTTTGGATACTTGTATGGTTTGCATAACGGAGTTATGGAGTCCCTCGCTTTAACCTTTTCTTGTTCATCTCGTCCTTCCACCTACTTTCCTCTATTGATAATACTAGACAAATGGTATTACTCTTT belongs to Saccharolobus solfataricus and includes:
- a CDS encoding pyroglutamyl-peptidase I, giving the protein MTVLLFGFEPFLEYKENPSQLIVEALNRSTILKEEVKGVILPVEYKKIEDVIVTKIRETKPILTLGIGLAPGRAKITPEKIAINYRYSREGDNAGKKYRGEKIDPLGQDGIFTNIPVEDLVDLLNENGIPAELSLSAGSYLCNNAMYIIIREARKYNSLGGFIHVPLHESYAARIQRSIPSMSLDTMIRGIKLSIEFILTNKNKKENLTLS
- a CDS encoding ISH3-like element ISC1439A family transposase, with translation MQTIQVSKTELKSLAINLATNNINVISQDLDPEIVKAAPSLLTGNRGKYYLKVVRRGEKVISKGQRTFKFYPIYREVKGEINVVAVDETGLTVGEKEQEKAEGFLLYNWKRKGVKMRSLDLVYPLRLPLLVEVADLRSDSPSQFLLRSVREVSQYMEIDYVVADAGFLNLGVIKEMPVKTIVRGKSNLKGFKELSNVPLVEKRYEVKDKVYVAYRVLKFEGLYYYDVVYVKGKPRHFMFVTNFEGDPYELAELYRLRWQVEEGFKVRKARIRYVRKLSNKIFLFLYYTVLDSAWNLVNHLLFNFKSTCKKVLSFDSFVKLL